The following DNA comes from Diadema setosum chromosome 20, eeDiaSeto1, whole genome shotgun sequence.
CGAATTCTCCCCGGTTTCGGTAtgtctgagagtgcaaaatgatcacattttgaaaattgcaagggttgacaaaatcggtcctaaaatcataacgcatccaccaaaattaaagaacttggtgtcattctattggaaaaagaatggcctttccaatagcgtgcaaaataatgacatatttgcaaaaatattgctgaaattaaagatcttaggcgttccgttctttctgggccaccctgtatatatatatatatatatatatatatatatatagatatatagatatatatttatacatatatacatatatataccttTTTCATATCTCGtagatattattatatataacgCTATTTCCAGCCATAGAGGGAAATGCGGAATAAATGATAGTTTGGGGAATTTggataaaaaacataataatattcagaaaacatgcaaatatttcccttttttgaaaaatatgcgtTAATATGGGCTCAAAGAAGCATTCAATAATGGATTGACAAGAACACAAAATGCATCATATACCACTATAAATTCTGTATGTTCACGAGAAAATAcgactttttaaagaaaaagcaGACATACCTACATTGCCCCAGTGACCCGTTTTCTATGCACAGGCAATATATACACCCATTTTTTGCATCGCTGGCAACCTCCCCCAAAATGTATTGATGGTACAGTCCTCAATCTACACACACTATAGGGCCTACGCCTTCTGTGTCTCATTTTGGAGTAGTCCTTCGGCCCTAGATCACTGATAAGGCATTGAAAAACTTTGTCAAAAAATTCCCGTTTTGAGCGAATTCCCCTTTAATTAAATACCTCTTTTTCGAACGTGATATAAAGTCGCCCTAAATGACCgttttatatattatgtatacaatatTACGTTCGTTTAGTTCGGCTACTATTGATTCTGCATTGCTTTATCAGACTACACTCTAAGAAAGATATAGGTTCAACTGTGCACCTTTCAGACCACAAAGATTCAAAGTTGCATCCGTAAAGGTGCTATGTTGTGCCACACGTAGGTCTTGAATGTGCAAATTTAAACCAGCCCCACCTCCCTgtttgaacctttttttttttttttggggggggggggtgtagacCTATCAGAGAGGACCACAACCTCTTATGCGGTAGTAAGTACTTTTATTTCAAATGGCATTCTTGATATTTCAAATCTGCTGATTTCGTGGGTTCTGGAACCTAGACTCAAtgcaaaataacacaatatACGAGGATAATGTACACCTCGACTTATCCTCCCATATAGTGTTATAGTATTAGATATTTGGTAACAGTCACTGCAATCATGTGATTTATTTGTCTTTCAAACCTAACCAGGCCGATGCCTTACATTCTTTGAGTCAGCTTGAGAATGCAATGAATGATGTTTATTCATGGCTGAACTCacattctttgaaattgaatacgGATAAATCTGAGTTTTTAATGTTTGGTTCGAAGACACAATTAGGTAAACttgacataaatttcatttccttttccgGCATGTCAATTAGTGTGTCTCAAACCTGTCGCAACCTGGGTGTAATGCTAGATTGTAATATGACTATGTCTCATCAAGTTTCTAGCATTTGTAGATCTGTAAGATACCAACTTCGCAATATCGGCTTCATTAGAAAAATTGAACCGATCTTCTACCGAAAAATTAGTCCATGCTTTGATATCCTctaggctcgattttggaaactctgtcttatttaacttaccacaaactcagctctccatgctacagagggttcaaaatgcggcagcacgcatcattacactatccaagaagcacactcacatcacccctattttgagatcacttcattggttaccagtcaaagatcgcattatttttaagattttacttctgacttttcattgcattcagggcgctgctcctcagtataacattgacttactccataattacatccctgctagatctctacgctcatccaactccggttctctgataattccaagattcactacaatatggggcacacgtgcctttggccatgctgctcccaccttatggataacttaccttcagccgtaaaaaattgttcttcatcagactcttttaaaagcagtctaaaaactcacttgtttaaagcctcaatttgattattcattacatgtatttgatattaaatgtctttatctccttcactttctcttccttccgcgcctagagcactctgcagagtggatttggcgctatataaatcatatccattattatcattaattataGAACTTCTCGCACGTTTTGATAAGAACATTCTAAATACATTATAGAACTCTCGATTAAGTTTTGTATTTCAAAGATTACAATAAGTACCTTCATTTTGGTCTAATCAGTCTGAgttacacaaacacaaaaaagaggacAACGAATGCATGGgaacataatattatcataattataggaATCATCCGAACCGCGCACAAGAACTTAAGGCACATTTTTGACAGATATTGTGCGTATTTAAGAAGCAGTAAACGGCTACCTTCAGATGATAGCTTGACAATTACTGGTTTGAAGAACGACGTATCACTTACCAACTGTGCTGCCTCGAATCCTTGTACGAATAACGATGAAAACTCTGATTTAGAGGGGACATAATATATAGGAACGCATGAACCAAAGATGAAAGTAACGAGGACATAATGTACGTATGGAATACAAAAGCTTCTGCGGttcatgtacaaacatgtaTGTTGCAAGAAGAGTCAACGTTCGGGATAATAGGTGGCTTTATctcgaaagggggggggggggagtggggcttgctttttttttcttttacatggtCTTCTGGCAAGAATCCAATGCGAAAGGAAACGCGGCCAGCACGCGCGGTGCACTATAAACAATAACCGGGCATCCGGAGACTGCGCAGTATACACGATACTGCAAATAGTCACAGCTAGAACTTGAAAAATGGTGAAGTGGGGAATTACAGAGTTTCATGTGAACTGTTAGTGTTTCACAGCGTGGAGTATGCCATCATACTCGATCATCTAGAGTAACCCGTTAAGACATATTTCCGTACATTTAGCTGGGCACGTGGGCGCAGGTGAAATTAGCGAAGGAGTGAGGAAGACGGCTGCAATCACACTGAGAAATTTGATTCGGATCAGCCACTTGCTGAACAGTAGATGTTCCTGACAATTAAAGCTTGTCCGAGAGGCTTGTGCGACATAGAAACAATAGCTACCGGTATTTCATCTAAATTTGAGTGAAGGTACCGAAGTACAGTAGGCTACTACACTACAGGTTGAGTGGATTGCTCGCTACAATCGTGACAATGTATTGAGGTCCTTTGAGGAAAATATTGAACTTCGCAGATTCGGGATTACCGACATATTTTGTTAGCTGATTGCCCTCTGTTTATATAATTACCTTGCGTAAATTGTAAATTGCCTATTCAGTGCATAATTTGCTTATAATTAATGGAAACACATACTGAAACAGCTCCTAAATTGTGTACATATAATACTACCTACCCCTTAATGAAATctcaaaaatgtttttgtgtcttttgATATGTCATTTAAGTGACTGCTGTAGAAATGAATATTTCGTgccttgttctttttttaatagatgATTATAGACAGAAGTACgatatcaagtaaaaaaaaaacaacgcaaAACTACATGTTAGTAGACGTTCGTCTTTATATGCAGTGCGGATGTGGCTACATATGGTACGTCATAATAATTTGTGGTAAACTTTCCTTTTGTAATGTTGTTTGAAGAGTTATGAAGAAAAAACCAAAATGGGTTGAAGTTTCTGAGCGCAGAGAGAATATGCCAAATACACACAGATAGTGAGAATGAATTATTTTGTTAGTGACAACAGAATGTCGGCTGTGAAGAAACTGCTCAGTACTGTATCAGTGTCGAACCGAAAGATTATCTGGCAACCTTTAAAATTTCTGGATCATATTCACTCTATTGCATGTCAACATGTGACCCATCACTTTGGAGTGCATGCATATAGAAGGCATTTAACATTCTGAAACGACTAGAACAAGAAGTCTGATTAATATTTTCCCCAGTATAGTTTTGTATTTCCGATTCTACAAGATCACCTTCATTATCCAATGAATCAATGACGTTCTAACACACAGGTATTCCTGAAAGATGGCTCAGGAGGTATTGTACTCTTGCCAAGGGGCACTTTCTCAAAAGCTGAAGGTATATTTGAAGAATAGTGAATTATCAGACATTTCCGTTAAGGTCGGATCAAGACAGTATCCTGCTCATCGCCTGGTTCTCGGTGCAGCAAGTAGAACCCTTGCGAAGATGATGAAGGAGAATCCTGGAAAAATCCTCCAGTTGAAAGCAGATGACACGGAGGGTGAGATTGAGGTCTTTGAGCGGATGTTGTGCTACATGTACACTGGCGAAATTACGTTTTCAGGAGAGAACATCCGAATGATGATTAGTTGGGCTGACCAACTAGCTCTGCAGGAATTGAGCAAAACAGCACAGGATTGGTTGTTTGAATCGTTGCGTGGTGACAGTGTGGTGGGAGTCATCAAGTGGTTGAGGGAAACTGATGAAGGTTGTTTCAATACTCTGAAGGACCGTTGCTTCCAAATCTTGGCTCACTACTTCGAATACACACCAGAGACCTCATGGCTAGGACTCTCAGCGGACGAGGTTCTGGCCATCATAGAGAGGAATGACCTTGTTGTGGCTGATGAAGAAACTGTCATCAAGAGGATAGATGCCTGGCTCTTGGAGCATGGACACATTGAAGATATCAAGGAGTTATACTGGAAGATGGTGAAAAAGATCCGACTTCTGTGGGCTGCCGAGCTAGTCACTCTGAAGAAGACCTCACCACTGGTGCAATTTGTTGATAGAGAGTGTCCGCACTTGGTGTCAAAGGCATTTGAGTTCCGAGCACTCTCCCTCGAGTTAGGCGACGATGAAGATATGACAGCACAGGAAGATTGCTTCCCATTGCGTAAGGAGGATGCTCAGCCAAGACTATACCTTAATGCTGCACCATTTGGCCAGGACAGATACACTTGTTCTACGGGAGGGACTCAGGACAAGTTATTTCAAACCCTCCCTGTAGAATCTCGCAAAGATGCGTGGAGCAGCGTCCAAATGAAGTACGGGTTATGGACGGACTCCTCCTTGAAGATGACAGCAAAGATGGAGTCCCAAAAGTCAGGCGATGTTGAGGTATGGCGTGTGAAATATGATTTCGCATTGCCCAATAATCGAAACGATGACGAGCTGCTTGTAGGAATCGGAACAGCCCAAAAGAAATACTTTAGGTTCGCTATTGTGACCACGAATCACGATGCAGATGCTGAATTTTACCTGCCGGACAACCCAGTTGTGACGGTGTACCAGGGTTCCTTGCAAGACGTTTTAAGCTTAAAGGAGGTGTCACATGGCCGCTTTAGAGAATCCCGTCATGTCATCACCATACGCACT
Coding sequences within:
- the LOC140243257 gene encoding kelch-like protein 5, with protein sequence MAQEVLYSCQGALSQKLKVYLKNSELSDISVKVGSRQYPAHRLVLGAASRTLAKMMKENPGKILQLKADDTEGEIEVFERMLCYMYTGEITFSGENIRMMISWADQLALQELSKTAQDWLFESLRGDSVVGVIKWLRETDEGCFNTLKDRCFQILAHYFEYTPETSWLGLSADEVLAIIERNDLVVADEETVIKRIDAWLLEHGHIEDIKELYWKMVKKIRLLWAAELVTLKKTSPLVQFVDRECPHLVSKAFEFRALSLELGDDEDMTAQEDCFPLRKEDAQPRLYLNAAPFGQDRYTCSTGGTQDKLFQTLPVESRKDAWSSVQMKYGLWTDSSLKMTAKMESQKSGDVEVWRVKYDFALPNNRNDDELLVGIGTAQKKYFRFAIVTTNHDADAEFYLPDNPVVTVYQGSLQDVLSLKEVSHGRFRESRHVITIRTPPIFAGRKPAKIKVMTCIYVSNEDDTQTLKCEDQFNTLD